One Nicotiana sylvestris chromosome 12, ASM39365v2, whole genome shotgun sequence genomic window carries:
- the LOC104215130 gene encoding vinorine synthase-like → MERKIEIVSVELIKPLSPTPNHLRCYEFSLLDQMAVDMSVPLALFYPPPLDGGESSRLLLLKKSLSEILARFYPFAGRIKDNSVECNDDGVPFYEAFAHNYQLEDVLRKPAYVNERFLPTTVEEGSFMSDSALYPLLVQVTLFNCGGMAIGIRASHKVADCATLCTLINAWSTIARGTIEGVVPEFVAAAKFLPPPIPHVQPKPMNFDVPKDLVDKKLVAKFIAFDASTITSLKAKAVSDSVQMPSRVEVVSAVIWKCAMVASGNETRLSKLVHNVNIRKRLVPPLPNHCVGNVVTPATACKGENDGSDLPTLVTCIRKALSELSSKYVDFKQNRDEAIFAIPYDAAEIFAARFRGEIEIHISSLCTYPFYDVDFGWGKPSWVSLIRSFGVGTVILMDSRDSGGVDAWVYLKDKDNMLVFEQELQLLAFGSAK, encoded by the coding sequence ATGGAAAGAAAGATTGAGATAGTTTCTGTGGAGCTCATTAAACCTCTTTCTCCTACTCCCAATCACCTTAGATGCTACGAATTTTCTCTTCTGGACCAAATGGCTGTAGACATGTCTGTTCCCTTAGCTCTATTCTATCCTCCTCCCTTAGATGGCGGCGAATCATCAAGATTActccttttgaagaaatcttTGTCTGAAATTCTTGCTCGGTTTTACCCTTTTGCTGGCCGAATTAAGGATAACTCAGTTGAATGCAACGACGATGGAGTACCCTTTTACGAGGCTTTTGCTCATAACTATCAGTTGGAAGATGTTCTTAGAAAGCCTGCATATGTCAATGAAAGGTTCCTCCCAACTACTGTTGAAGAGGGATCATTCATGTCTGATTCAGCCTTATATCCCCTACTTGTTCAAGTCACCCTCTTCAATTGTGGAGGTATGGCTATCGGTATACGTGCTTCTCACAAAGTTGCTGATTGTGCCACATTGTGCACTCTCATCAATGCCTGGTCAACAATTGCTCGAGGTACCATTGAAGGCGTTGTGCCAGAATTCGTTGCTGCTGCAAAATTCTTGCCACCACCAATTCCCCATGTTCAAcccaagcctatgaactttgacgTACCCAAAGATCTTGTTGATAAGAAACTTGTCGCTAAATTTATTGCCTTTGATGCTTCTACAATAACATCCCTCAAGGCTAAGGCTGTCAGTGATTCAGTACAAATGCCTAGTCGCGTTGAAGTTGTATCAGCTGTGATATGGAAATGTGCCATGGTTGCTTCAGGGAACGAGACAAGGTTATCTAAATTGGTGCACAATGTAAATATACGAAAGCGTCTTGTCCCTCCATTACCAAACCATTGTGTAGGAAACGTTGTTACACCTGCCACAGCATGTAAAGGCGAGAATGATGGCTCTGACTTGCCCACTTTGGTCACTTGTATAAGAAAAGCATTATCAGAATTGAGTTCCAAATATGTGGATTTTAAACAAAATCGAGATGAGGCAATATTTGCTATTCCCTATGACGCTGCGGAGATCTTTGCAGCACGTTTCCGAGGCGAGATAGAGATACATATTAGTAGCTTGTGTACCTACCCATTTTACGATGTTGATTTTGGCTGGGGAAAACCTTCATGGGTAAGCTTAATTCGATCTTTTGGCGTAGGTACTGTTATATTGATGGATTCAAGAGATAGTGGCGGAGTAGACGCATGGGTATACTTGAAAGACAAAGACAATATGTTAGTTTTTGAGCAAGAGCTGCAGCTGCTAGCATTTGGATCTGCCAAATAA
- the LOC138884042 gene encoding uncharacterized protein, with amino-acid sequence MNKQVAEQVTPLVPENSNREKPARSIHCNFDTDLQRSGGKPMAQKMLDPGSFTIPCTIGSYAFAKALCDLGASINLMPLAVYTKLGIGRARPTSMLLQLADCTVKRPTGILDDVLVQVGKFVSLADFVILDCQVDEEIPFILGRPF; translated from the exons atGAATAAGCAAGTTGCAGAACAGGTGACACCTCTTGTACCAGAAAATTCTAACAGAGAGAAGCCAGCAa gatcTATCCATTGTAACTTTGACACAGACCTGCAGCGCAGTGGTGGCAAACCGATGGCTCAAAAGATGTTGGACCCAGGTAGCTTCACTATTCCCTGCACAATTGGAagttatgcctttgcaaaggcgttgtgtgatttgggagccaGCATAAATCTGATGCCGCTGGCTGTGTACACCAAACTGGGCATTGGTAGAGCTAGGCCAACTTCAATGCTGCTACAGCTGGCTGACTGCACAGTGAAGAGGCCCACTGGtattcttgatgatgtgttggtacaaGTGGGGAAATTCGTGTCCCTTGCAGACTTTGTTATCTTGGATTGTCAGGTGGATGAGGAGATACCCTTTATTTTAGGGAGACCATTTTAA